The sequence below is a genomic window from Sulfuracidifex metallicus DSM 6482 = JCM 9184.
ACTCCCATGGCCATCCTAGTTAAGGTCAACAGAGCCATGAAGAAGGGTATAATTATAAAGAATGGATCATCATTGGAGAACATAACTAAGGTTAACGCAGTGATTCTAGATAAGACGGGAACAGTTACGAGCGGAACTTACAGAATAGAGAACGTAAAGGAGTTCGTCAAGGATGCTTTTTCCATGGCTAGTGCATTAGAGAAGAGGAGCTCTCATCCCATAGCTAAGGCTTTTCCCCCCTCAAATCTGGAGGTCACCTCATTTGAGGAGTTCATAGGAAATGGAATTTATGGCGTTGTCAACGGCCACGACGTGATAGTTGGAAAGCCTAATTTCGTTAAGTCAAATTGTAACTGGGACAAGGATGAGGGGGACCTTATGGTGTGCATAGATGGAAATGCTGGAGCATCAATAACCTTAAAGGAGGAGATAAGAAATGGGGCAAAAGAGTTAGTTGACTACCTTAAAAAGAGAGGGATTAAGGTTATTATAGCCACTGGAGACGAAAGCAAGTCATCAGATCAAGTTGCCTCTTACCTTGGAGTTGAGCTCCATAAGGGCATGTCACCTGACGATAAAGGGGAGCTAATATCCAAACTTAAGGAAAGCTATAAGGTGCTCTTCGTAGGAGACGGTGTAAACGATGCATTAGCAATGAAGGAGGCTGATGTAGGGGTAGCGGTTTCCTCAGGTTCCGACATTGCTAAGGCAGCGGGAGACGTAGTAATAAGGGACTTAAGTCAGCTATCAGAGCTATTTAAGCTAGGTGAAAGCACAGAAGCTAAGGTTAAGCAGAATCTAGCTTGGGCTTTTGGATACAACGCTTTAATGGTTCCCCTTGCCTCTGGAATTTTCTATCCTCTACTTTGGCTACCTCCTGAATTCGCGGCCTTAGCTATGTCGTTTAGTAGCGTAATAGTGAGTACGTGGTCTTTACTCTAAAATATCTTGAGTTTCTTAAGAGTTCCTCTGTTTTTCTTCCATTCTCTCCTATCTTGTCAAAGATCTGGTTAGTGAGGCCATTTCTTCTCCTCTTTTCCCATGACCGTATTAGTAATAAGATTCTAATCATACATAGAGAAAAAATCATTTAACAGAGACTTTCTCAAGTACAAGAATAATTATGTCTTTCATCCTCCCTAAAAACAGATGTCCTTCAGATTCTCTATCGTCACCGTTGCCGAACCGATGAATAACACGCAAACCCTTAAACATTTTAACTATTTCCCTCTCTTCCATCGGTAGTATTAGCGACCCTAGAGGAGTACATAAATCTGTAAGGTAATCAACGTGCCAAAACTTGTTCTTACATTTTCTCATGTGCCTAGAAATTCTGTCGCTACAACTCCTTCCACAAGACCCTACATAAAAGTACTGCCCTTCCTCTATTTCGAACTTTCTTGATCTAGTAACAATTTCTCCTTTATTGCAGCTATAGAAAACAATATACCCTTTCCTATACATTTCCGAGAATTTCCTTAATATGTGTTATTAAATGTTCTGGCTCTATAAAAGGGGACTTGTTAAGTAACCCTCCCCCTTTCTTTCCTGTTATCAAGACAGTCAAGTTGTTTCCACTCTTCATAAAGGATATTTTATATTGATTCCCTCCCTTTTTTGCTTCCTCCAAAATGTAAGTTATACCTACTCCTTCATCTTTAACCTTCATACTATAAATGACGAAATCTTCGTCTAGTCTGATCTTTGCCGTGCTCTCCCTTTCATACATCACCACAGTATACTCGTTATTTCCGTTCTCTCCAATTACATGAAAATGTTTAGTAGCTACCAACGCTAGATAAGGATTTCTTATTATTCTATTCACTCCCTCATACGTTACGATTTTATCAGACACGGACACTTGACTTCCACCACGTTAAAATGGTACTTCCTACAAGGAGGAAGTCTAAAGCCAGCACAGGAAACACCAGAGGTATAATAGGCAAGGTCTTTCCCAGGATTGGAGCTGGCGCAATATGAGACTCTATAAGAAGTGCTGTATTCCACATGAACAGAATTGTAAACGGTATTAGTAATTTTCTTGTTCCTGATATTATTTCATATCCAGCAAAGATATATAATGCTGCGTTAAACCCAAAGTATTCTGAATATATGGCAAAGACTAGAGATGACTCACCTATAGCTTTAGACGCTAAGGTGGCAGCGTTATAGCCAGCAGCAATATGAAGTACAGCCCATGCCAAAGACAAGAATCCAGTTAACCACCTTAGAATATCCTCACTGTCCATTAAGAACAATTACTTCTAATTAACTATTTAAGAATATTCATCAGGAAAGTATAAAAAGAAGAAAAAATGGTTAAATTATAGGCTAGGACGTAATCGTAGCTAGAGGACGTAATTCCTTGACCATAACGTATAATGAACCGAACTCCTTGTCTATTCTGATGTGTGAGAATTCGAAACCGTTCTTACGATAGAAATCGACTGCGGACTCTAAAGCCTCTAACATGACTCCTCTCTTTCCTAAGGAGGCAGCAATTTCTTCAACTTTCCTCAGCATCTTGGAACCTATACCTTTTCCGCGGAATAATCTGTTCACTGCTATCATATCTAAGAGAAGGTAATTTCCCTTATCTACCATGTCGACCACTCCCTTAATTTCTCCTTCATCTTCGAGTACAAGTACAATGTCTCCCTTTTCCTTCCATTTGTAGTAGTCCTTCAAAGAGTACTTGTCCATCCTAGGATCTCCTGAGAAGAAGGGACTCCCAACATCCCTCCTCTCTATCTCTCTTATAATTTCAACGCGATTTTCCTGTTAAAACACAATTTAAGTGCATACGAGTTCCCTACCTTTTATTTTTCCTTTTATCTAAAAAAAGGGATAATTGTGTAGTTAAAAAAGTTATTTGTTACTGTTTTCCGTATTTTCCCTGTCTTCGTTTCCCCTTAGGTTTACCTTAATTAGATTGTCGGGTAAGTTAACTAAAGTAGACAAGTTTGGATAATAAGGTATACCTAAGGCCATATTTACAGAAGCAGGATCGTTCTTGGAAGCCAAGGAACCTGCTAAGTATAGCCTGATTGCCTTCTCAACGTCAACTCCCAAGTCGCGTAGCTGTATGACTCTCCTCAACTCATCATCTTGGGGCAACAGCCTTATTACCCTCACAGAAATCAGTTCAATTCCTATTTCGGAAAGGAAAGCCTTTAGACTGGCTAAAACTGCATTACTTACATCGCCAAGCTTCTTGAAAATGTCGGATAGCCTTACATAATTTATTATAGAGCTTACCTCCTGATCGATCATTGGAGAGATATATCTACCTAAGTCCGCATCCTTGAACACGTTATTTCCAAATTGGACATTGAAAACCAACTTTGAGGGATCTGTTACCCTATAATACACTGCTATTTCATACTCTAAAGGTACTAAATCTTGAGTTTGAGATACACCTACAATCCTAATTTCATGTCTTGTGGTCGAAGTATAGAACACTATGGTATCGAAAGGCAAAGCATTATATCTAAACCTTGATAAGAACGACGATAAAGGATTCTGAGGACTTTGTACGTTATGTGTTCCAGGAGGCAAAACAGCCTGAACTTGCCCTTGAATTACCACAACAGCAAGTTCGTTTGGCTGCACGAAGATGATTGACTTGGAGGTTATCTCCTCCTTTGGATAACGGAAAATTATGGTATCTTCAGCCATCATTGAGGTTCCGTTCTCCCTTTCAGTTGAAATTACAGAACCTCTAAACTGGAGGGACATCTTAAATTAGAACAAGTAGACTGAGATGAAAAAGTTTTTGATTATTAGAATATACTCCATCTATTAATATATTCAATCTAGTTATTTCAGATTAGCTTTTTGGTTTTTCTTGTTCATAAAATCTAGAGGTCAAAGGGATAGTTATCATATTCGTGCTTCTTTAAATAATCTAAAATGATTTGTTTCTTCATGAACGAGGATTAGTGGATCTTTCCCCTAGAACTTCTTGAACACAACGAATAGGCTCATGCTAAAAATATGGTGAACACTAAACTAGGATAAAACATTTATTTTAGGCTAAGAAAGTGTATTTTATGTCTAAAGAGTTAACACCTTTAGAGAAAATGCAACTACTTATACCTGGATATAGAGGTTACAAGGTTAAGGACCTTATAAGGCAAGATGACATGTTAGTTAGAAACTACGTCAGACAAAACTTGGAGAACGCGATTAACAAACTATCAGATAGAGAGTCTTTAATAGCTCAACAAGATCCATTCTCATCCATT
It includes:
- a CDS encoding SPFH domain-containing protein, yielding MSLQFRGSVISTERENGTSMMAEDTIIFRYPKEEITSKSIIFVQPNELAVVVIQGQVQAVLPPGTHNVQSPQNPLSSFLSRFRYNALPFDTIVFYTSTTRHEIRIVGVSQTQDLVPLEYEIAVYYRVTDPSKLVFNVQFGNNVFKDADLGRYISPMIDQEVSSIINYVRLSDIFKKLGDVSNAVLASLKAFLSEIGIELISVRVIRLLPQDDELRRVIQLRDLGVDVEKAIRLYLAGSLASKNDPASVNMALGIPYYPNLSTLVNLPDNLIKVNLRGNEDRENTENSNK
- a CDS encoding GNAT family N-acetyltransferase, whose amino-acid sequence is MERRDVGSPFFSGDPRMDKYSLKDYYKWKEKGDIVLVLEDEGEIKGVVDMVDKGNYLLLDMIAVNRLFRGKGIGSKMLRKVEEIAASLGKRGVMLEALESAVDFYRKNGFEFSHIRIDKEFGSLYVMVKELRPLATITS
- a CDS encoding DUF123 domain-containing protein, with the protein product MYRKGYIVFYSCNKGEIVTRSRKFEIEEGQYFYVGSCGRSCSDRISRHMRKCKNKFWHVDYLTDLCTPLGSLILPMEEREIVKMFKGLRVIHRFGNGDDRESEGHLFLGRMKDIIILVLEKVSVK